One part of the Rutidosis leptorrhynchoides isolate AG116_Rl617_1_P2 chromosome 1, CSIRO_AGI_Rlap_v1, whole genome shotgun sequence genome encodes these proteins:
- the LOC139872216 gene encoding RNA polymerase sigma factor sigB-like isoform X1 translates to MYVSISSVAENMSCLLPQFKCLPDSFSIQFKSYTHHSHNQPKCKEPIFPPTRCILSTTAPPVSTDSTVLNLEKLKLSSLDVHSNSGVVDRQWSSSSTSTAGLLDLEKFHLPPSDSCSNSIAGSRPWAYSDAAGQVDKGTSFPPEFVTNEYADAASEAIALARAAVKVAKSAATMMMNHKSPKGLEVKEKVKLPDSDISINKPESQFLEEDGPTIEELQFLEEQLSASIAVRSKRQVERKERRSRATEKAEAGIVSIKSASAARGRVAHTTVATKSGLSRRRGERKDVLAFLGGMTNAKLLTAAEEVELSKGIQDLLKLQEVHTALETRFGVPPTFAEWASAAGIDHVQLGRRLHHGEECRDKMIRSNIRLVISVARSYYGTKVHLQDIVQEGIRGLVKSAEKFDASKGFKFSTYAHWWIRQAVQRSRAEQSRIIHVPYYMVEVQSKVNEARNRLDKQLGRKPTRAEIAVDTGLSIKRIQSAEQAPKPARSIDIPVGHDNNTKLTDLIDDPDQETPEEILIKQTMSEDLDKVLNTLGEKEQKVIRWRFGLKDGTTRTLQEIGDVMGISRERVRQIEMCAFRKLRNVDRTEILRQYLPQ, encoded by the exons atGTATGTATCTATATCATCTGTAGCTGAAAACATGTCCTGTTTGCTCCCTCAATTCAAGTGCTTACCTGATTCCTTTTCAATTCAATTCAAATCCTACACTCACCATTCTCATAATCAAC CAAAATGTAAAGAGCCTATTTTTCCCCCGACTCGGTGCATTTTATCAACTACAGCACCACCTGTATCAACAGATTCTACAGTGCTAAACTTAGAGAAATTAAAACTGTCATCTTTAGATGTTCATTCAAATTCAGGTGTTGTTGATAGACAATGGTCATCCTCATCGACATCAACAGCCGGATTACTTGATCTTGAAAAATTTCACCTTCCACCTTCAGATTCTTGTTCAAATTCTATTGCTGGGAGTCGACCATGGGCCTATTCTGATGCAGCAGGTCAG GTAGATAAAGGAACAAGTTTTCCACCAGAGTTCGTCACAAATGAATATGCTGATGCAGCTTCTGAAGCAATTGCGTTAGCTAGGGCTGCAGTAAAGGTTGCCAAGAGTGCAGCAACAATGATGATGAACCATAAGAGCCCAAAAGGGTTAGAAGTCAAAGAAAAAGTCAAGTTACCCGATTCTGATATTTCCATAAACAAGCCCGAGTCACAATTCTTGGAAGAAGATGGGCCCACAATTGAAGAACTTCAATTTCTTGAAGAACAGCTATCTGCTAGTATAGCAGTGAGATCAAAACGTCAAGTGGAACGAAAAGAGAGGAGAAGTAGAGCAACAGAAAAGGCTGAAGCGGGAATTGTGTCGATAAAATCTGCTTCAGCGGCTCGAGGGCGGGTGGCCCACACTACTGTGGCGACAAAATCAGGTTTGAGCAGAAGACGTGGTGAGAGAAAGGATGTGTTGGCTTTTTTGGGAGGTATGACAAATGCTAAGCTTCTAACTGCTGCAGAGGAAGTAGAACTTTCTAAAGGGATACAG GACCTGTTGAAGTTACAAGAAGTTCATACAGCTCTGGAGACACGTTTTGGGGTGCCACCTACTTTTGCGGAATGGGCTTCGGCAGCCGGGATTGATCATGTACAATTAGGGAGACGTTTGCATCATGGTGAAGAATGCAGGGACAAAATGATTAGGAGCAATATACGCCTTGTTATATCTGTTGCTAGAAGTTATTATGGAACAAAAGTGCATCTTCAGGATATTGTTCAG GAAGGAATCCGAGGGTTGGTGAAAAGTGCAGAAAAATTTGACGCTTCGAAAGGGTTCAAATTTTCAACATATGCACATTGGTGGATAAGACAAGCTGTTCAAAGGTCCCGTGCTGAACAAAGCAGAATAATCCATGTTCCT TATTATATGGTGGAGGTGCAATCTAAGGTGAATGAGGCAAGGAATCGATTAGATAAGCAGCTTGGAAGAAAACCGACCCGTGCTGAAATTGCTGTAGATACAGGTCTTTCAATTAAAAGGATTCAATCTGCAGAACAAGCTCCTAAGCCAGCTCGATCTATTGATATTCCTGTTGGCCATGATAACAATACCAAACTCACG GACCTTATTGATGATCCTGATCAAGAGACACCAGAGGAGATATTGATAAAGCAAACTATGTCAGAGGATTTAGATAAGGTGTTGAATACACTAGGTGAAAAAGAACAAAAAGTAATTAGATGGCGGTTTGGGCTAAAAGATGGTACAACAAGAACGTTGCAAGAGATCGGGGATGTAATGGGTATAAGTCGTGAGCGGGTCAGACAGATTGAAATGTGTGCATTTCGTAAATTAAGGAACGTAGATAGAACCGAGATTTTAAGACAATACTTGCCTcaataa
- the LOC139872216 gene encoding RNA polymerase sigma factor sigB-like isoform X2: MFIQIQVLLIDNGHPHRHQQPDYLILKNFTFHLQILVQILLLGVDHGPILMQQVDKGTSFPPEFVTNEYADAASEAIALARAAVKVAKSAATMMMNHKSPKGLEVKEKVKLPDSDISINKPESQFLEEDGPTIEELQFLEEQLSASIAVRSKRQVERKERRSRATEKAEAGIVSIKSASAARGRVAHTTVATKSGLSRRRGERKDVLAFLGGMTNAKLLTAAEEVELSKGIQDLLKLQEVHTALETRFGVPPTFAEWASAAGIDHVQLGRRLHHGEECRDKMIRSNIRLVISVARSYYGTKVHLQDIVQEGIRGLVKSAEKFDASKGFKFSTYAHWWIRQAVQRSRAEQSRIIHVPYYMVEVQSKVNEARNRLDKQLGRKPTRAEIAVDTGLSIKRIQSAEQAPKPARSIDIPVGHDNNTKLTDLIDDPDQETPEEILIKQTMSEDLDKVLNTLGEKEQKVIRWRFGLKDGTTRTLQEIGDVMGISRERVRQIEMCAFRKLRNVDRTEILRQYLPQ; this comes from the exons ATGTTCATTCAAATTCAGGTGTTGTTGATAGACAATGGTCATCCTCATCGACATCAACAGCCGGATTACTTGATCTTGAAAAATTTCACCTTCCACCTTCAGATTCTTGTTCAAATTCTATTGCTGGGAGTCGACCATGGGCCTATTCTGATGCAGCAG GTAGATAAAGGAACAAGTTTTCCACCAGAGTTCGTCACAAATGAATATGCTGATGCAGCTTCTGAAGCAATTGCGTTAGCTAGGGCTGCAGTAAAGGTTGCCAAGAGTGCAGCAACAATGATGATGAACCATAAGAGCCCAAAAGGGTTAGAAGTCAAAGAAAAAGTCAAGTTACCCGATTCTGATATTTCCATAAACAAGCCCGAGTCACAATTCTTGGAAGAAGATGGGCCCACAATTGAAGAACTTCAATTTCTTGAAGAACAGCTATCTGCTAGTATAGCAGTGAGATCAAAACGTCAAGTGGAACGAAAAGAGAGGAGAAGTAGAGCAACAGAAAAGGCTGAAGCGGGAATTGTGTCGATAAAATCTGCTTCAGCGGCTCGAGGGCGGGTGGCCCACACTACTGTGGCGACAAAATCAGGTTTGAGCAGAAGACGTGGTGAGAGAAAGGATGTGTTGGCTTTTTTGGGAGGTATGACAAATGCTAAGCTTCTAACTGCTGCAGAGGAAGTAGAACTTTCTAAAGGGATACAG GACCTGTTGAAGTTACAAGAAGTTCATACAGCTCTGGAGACACGTTTTGGGGTGCCACCTACTTTTGCGGAATGGGCTTCGGCAGCCGGGATTGATCATGTACAATTAGGGAGACGTTTGCATCATGGTGAAGAATGCAGGGACAAAATGATTAGGAGCAATATACGCCTTGTTATATCTGTTGCTAGAAGTTATTATGGAACAAAAGTGCATCTTCAGGATATTGTTCAG GAAGGAATCCGAGGGTTGGTGAAAAGTGCAGAAAAATTTGACGCTTCGAAAGGGTTCAAATTTTCAACATATGCACATTGGTGGATAAGACAAGCTGTTCAAAGGTCCCGTGCTGAACAAAGCAGAATAATCCATGTTCCT TATTATATGGTGGAGGTGCAATCTAAGGTGAATGAGGCAAGGAATCGATTAGATAAGCAGCTTGGAAGAAAACCGACCCGTGCTGAAATTGCTGTAGATACAGGTCTTTCAATTAAAAGGATTCAATCTGCAGAACAAGCTCCTAAGCCAGCTCGATCTATTGATATTCCTGTTGGCCATGATAACAATACCAAACTCACG GACCTTATTGATGATCCTGATCAAGAGACACCAGAGGAGATATTGATAAAGCAAACTATGTCAGAGGATTTAGATAAGGTGTTGAATACACTAGGTGAAAAAGAACAAAAAGTAATTAGATGGCGGTTTGGGCTAAAAGATGGTACAACAAGAACGTTGCAAGAGATCGGGGATGTAATGGGTATAAGTCGTGAGCGGGTCAGACAGATTGAAATGTGTGCATTTCGTAAATTAAGGAACGTAGATAGAACCGAGATTTTAAGACAATACTTGCCTcaataa